A DNA window from Arachis hypogaea cultivar Tifrunner chromosome 18, arahy.Tifrunner.gnm2.J5K5, whole genome shotgun sequence contains the following coding sequences:
- the LOC112771928 gene encoding uncharacterized protein isoform X3 translates to MDTTTTSNWRDQLQPETRQIILNNIMGKLKFCHLPGDVDEDLERQKIAHSIEQKSYGGATTQADYFEKIASKILLLEKAREREWRYQLRPDCRQRIVNKIMELLKRHLSVSGPEGSQELSRIARRFEEKIFIAATQELWRLARRFEEESFIAATSQSDYVRKISLKLLRIKTTSQGRHGQLSNQLGLNNEPANPEGKR, encoded by the exons ATggacacaacaacaacaagtaaCTGGAGGGATCAACTGCAGCCTGAAACCCGCCAAATCATTCTCAACAATAT AATGGGCAAGTTAAAGTTCTGTCATCTTCCTGGGGACGTTGATGAAGACCTTGAACGTCAAAAAATTGCTCATAGTATTGAGCAGAAAAGTTATGGTGGTGCTACAACCCAG GCTGATTATTTTGAGAAAATAGCTTCCAAGATTCTTTTGTTGGAGA AAGCAAGAGAAAGAGAATGGAGATATCAGCTTCGCCCTGATTGCCGACAAAGAATTGTAAACAAAAT AATGGAATTGTTAAAAAGACATCTTTCTGTTAGTGGCCCGGAGGGATCACAAGAACTTTCGAGGATTGCCCGAAGGTTTGAGGAGAAGATTTTTATAGCTGCAACACAAGAACTTTGGAGGCTTGCCCGAAGGTTTGAGGAGGAGAGTTTTATAGCTGCAACCAGCCAG AGTGATTAcgttagaaaaatatctttaaagtTGCTTAGAATCAAGACTACATCCCAGGGACGCCATGGACAACTATCAAATCAGCTTGGCCTTAACAATGAACCTGCCAATCCAG AAGGGAAACGTTAA
- the LOC112771928 gene encoding uncharacterized protein isoform X2, with translation MDTTTTSNWRDQLQPETRQIILNNIMGKLKFCHLPGDVDEDLERQKIAHSIEQKSYGGATTQADYFEKIASKILLLEKAREREWRYQLRPDCRQRIVNKIMELLKRHLSVSGPEGSQELSRIARRFEEKIFIAATQELWRLARRFEEESFIAATSQSDYVRKISLKLLRIKTTSQGRHGQLSNQLGLNNEPANPEAREREWRSQLRPDS, from the exons ATggacacaacaacaacaagtaaCTGGAGGGATCAACTGCAGCCTGAAACCCGCCAAATCATTCTCAACAATAT AATGGGCAAGTTAAAGTTCTGTCATCTTCCTGGGGACGTTGATGAAGACCTTGAACGTCAAAAAATTGCTCATAGTATTGAGCAGAAAAGTTATGGTGGTGCTACAACCCAG GCTGATTATTTTGAGAAAATAGCTTCCAAGATTCTTTTGTTGGAGA AAGCAAGAGAAAGAGAATGGAGATATCAGCTTCGCCCTGATTGCCGACAAAGAATTGTAAACAAAAT AATGGAATTGTTAAAAAGACATCTTTCTGTTAGTGGCCCGGAGGGATCACAAGAACTTTCGAGGATTGCCCGAAGGTTTGAGGAGAAGATTTTTATAGCTGCAACACAAGAACTTTGGAGGCTTGCCCGAAGGTTTGAGGAGGAGAGTTTTATAGCTGCAACCAGCCAG AGTGATTAcgttagaaaaatatctttaaagtTGCTTAGAATCAAGACTACATCCCAGGGACGCCATGGACAACTATCAAATCAGCTTGGCCTTAACAATGAACCTGCCAATCCAG AAGCAAGAGAAAGGGAATGGAGATCTCAGCTTCGCCCTGATTCCTGA
- the LOC112771928 gene encoding uncharacterized protein isoform X1, which produces MDTTTTSNWRDQLQPETRQIILNNIMGKLKFCHLPGDVDEDLERQKIAHSIEQKSYGGATTQADYFEKIASKILLLEKAREREWRYQLRPDCRQRIVNKIMELLKRHLSVSGPEGSQELSRIARRFEEKIFIAATQELWRLARRFEEESFIAATSQSDYVRKISLKLLRIKTTSQGRHGQLSNQLGLNNEPANPDNVNLLIPLTGAYSCWPSLYRSKRKGMEISASP; this is translated from the exons ATggacacaacaacaacaagtaaCTGGAGGGATCAACTGCAGCCTGAAACCCGCCAAATCATTCTCAACAATAT AATGGGCAAGTTAAAGTTCTGTCATCTTCCTGGGGACGTTGATGAAGACCTTGAACGTCAAAAAATTGCTCATAGTATTGAGCAGAAAAGTTATGGTGGTGCTACAACCCAG GCTGATTATTTTGAGAAAATAGCTTCCAAGATTCTTTTGTTGGAGA AAGCAAGAGAAAGAGAATGGAGATATCAGCTTCGCCCTGATTGCCGACAAAGAATTGTAAACAAAAT AATGGAATTGTTAAAAAGACATCTTTCTGTTAGTGGCCCGGAGGGATCACAAGAACTTTCGAGGATTGCCCGAAGGTTTGAGGAGAAGATTTTTATAGCTGCAACACAAGAACTTTGGAGGCTTGCCCGAAGGTTTGAGGAGGAGAGTTTTATAGCTGCAACCAGCCAG AGTGATTAcgttagaaaaatatctttaaagtTGCTTAGAATCAAGACTACATCCCAGGGACGCCATGGACAACTATCAAATCAGCTTGGCCTTAACAATGAACCTGCCAATCCAG ATAATGTAAATTTACTTATACCATTAACTGGAGCCTATTCATGTTGGCCATCCCTTTACAGAAGCAAGAGAAAGGGAATGGAGATCTCAGCTTCGCCCTGA
- the LOC112771928 gene encoding uncharacterized protein isoform X4: MDTTTTSNWRDQLQPETRQIILNNIMGKLKFCHLPGDVDEDLERQKIAHSIEQKSYGGATTQADYFEKIASKILLLEKAREREWRYQLRPDCRQRIVNKIMELLKRHLSVSGPEGSQELSRIARRFEEKIFIAATQELWRLARRFEEESFIAATSQILMMED; this comes from the exons ATggacacaacaacaacaagtaaCTGGAGGGATCAACTGCAGCCTGAAACCCGCCAAATCATTCTCAACAATAT AATGGGCAAGTTAAAGTTCTGTCATCTTCCTGGGGACGTTGATGAAGACCTTGAACGTCAAAAAATTGCTCATAGTATTGAGCAGAAAAGTTATGGTGGTGCTACAACCCAG GCTGATTATTTTGAGAAAATAGCTTCCAAGATTCTTTTGTTGGAGA AAGCAAGAGAAAGAGAATGGAGATATCAGCTTCGCCCTGATTGCCGACAAAGAATTGTAAACAAAAT AATGGAATTGTTAAAAAGACATCTTTCTGTTAGTGGCCCGGAGGGATCACAAGAACTTTCGAGGATTGCCCGAAGGTTTGAGGAGAAGATTTTTATAGCTGCAACACAAGAACTTTGGAGGCTTGCCCGAAGGTTTGAGGAGGAGAGTTTTATAGCTGCAACCAGCCAG ATATTGATGATGGAAGATTGA